AGCCTCACGAGCAAGCGGTATGCTTAGTACTGGGGATATAGAGAGGGGATCGCATTGTTGGCGAGCCATTCTGCAGATATCTATCAGTCAGCGGGAGGGAGGGTCCGGCCGGACCCTCCGTTGTGTCGGCTTTCAGGCATGGTTTGTCATGAATCGATGAGTAGATATCCGTGGGCCTTTGTACGCTGACCCCTCCGGAGGATATATCTCTCGATAGCAGCGATCTTCTATCCGCCGTAACTCCGCCTTGGCCCAAAGGGCCACCCTCGTCGCCCCCCATGGTCTCCATATGTCCCTTCCCAAAGGAGGTGTTGACCCCATTGAAGATATCCATCGATATCGTGATCCTCTTGACCTCTGTATTGCTGCTGGTGGGACTGGTTGTCGGGTTCCTCATCCGAAAGAAGCTGGCCGAGGCCCGGCTCGGTTCTGCAGAGCAGCAGGCTGAGAAAATCATCGAAGAAGCGACCAAGCAGGCCGAGATCCTTAAGAAGGAGGCGCTGTTACAGGCAAAAGACGGAGTGTACCAGGCCAAAGCGGATTTTGAAAGGGAGACTCAGGAGAAACGGCGAGAGATGCAGGCTCTTGAGAAGAGGCTCTTGCAGAAGGAGGCCAACCTGGAAAAGAAGGTCGAGCTTCTCGATTTCAAGGAGGTTGAAATCGCCAAGAGGGAGAAGGCCCTCTTGCAACAAGAGAAGCTTGTGGTGGAACAGGAGGCGAAATATAGGGACCTCCTGGACAGGCAGAGGGCCCAGTTGGAAAAGATCGCCCAGATGTCTGCGGAGGAGGCCAAACGGGTTCTCATGGAGTGGATGGAGAGCGAGGCAAAGCACGAAGCCGCCAAGGAGATAAAGAGAATCGAAGACGAAACCAGAGAGAACGCGGACAAGAAGGCAAAGGAGATTATCGGACTTGCGGTTCAGCGTTACTCTGGAGACTATGTGACTGAAAAGACCGTATCTGTTGTAACTCTTCCCAACGACGAGATGAAGGGCAGGATCATCGGGCGGGAGGGGAGGAATATCAGGGCCTTGGAGGCCGTAACGGGGGTGGATCTGATCATCGACGATACTCCGGAGGCGGTGATTCTGTCCGGTTTTAATCCAATCCGGAGGGAGATTGCGAGGATCTCCCTTGAGAGGTTGATCAGTGACGGGAGGATTCACCCGGCTCGAATCGAAGAGATCGTTCAGAAGGTTGAACAGGAGATGGAAATCTCTATCAGGGAGGCCGGAGAGCAGGCGACCTTCGATGTGGGAGTCCATGGCATTCACCCGGAATTGATCAAATTGATCGGCCGGCTCAAGTACCGGACGAGCTATGCCCAAAACGTGTACCAGCACTCGCTGGAGGTGGCGTTCCTCTGTGGAATCATGGCTTCGGAACTGGGAGTTGCTGTGAAACAGGCAAAGAGGGCGGGGTTGCTCCATGATATCGGAAAGGCCCTCGATCACGAGGTTGAGGGCTCCCACGCGAAGATCGGAGCCGACATCGCCAAGAAGTTCGGCGAGTCGAAGACGGTGGTTCATGCTATCGCCGCCCATCATGACGAAGAAAAGCCGGAGACCCTGCTCGATATTCTCGTTCAAGCCGCCGATGCCCTTTCCGGTGCAAGACCCGGGGCTCGGAGAGAGATGCTGGAGACCTATGTCAAACGCCTCGACGATCTGGAGAAGATCGCCAAGTCCTTCCCTGGAGTGGACAAATGCTATGCCATCCAGGCTGGTGGGGAGCTTAGGGTGATTGTGCAGAACGA
The window above is part of the Deltaproteobacteria bacterium genome. Proteins encoded here:
- the rny gene encoding ribonuclease Y, which translates into the protein MSIDIVILLTSVLLLVGLVVGFLIRKKLAEARLGSAEQQAEKIIEEATKQAEILKKEALLQAKDGVYQAKADFERETQEKRREMQALEKRLLQKEANLEKKVELLDFKEVEIAKREKALLQQEKLVVEQEAKYRDLLDRQRAQLEKIAQMSAEEAKRVLMEWMESEAKHEAAKEIKRIEDETRENADKKAKEIIGLAVQRYSGDYVTEKTVSVVTLPNDEMKGRIIGREGRNIRALEAVTGVDLIIDDTPEAVILSGFNPIRREIARISLERLISDGRIHPARIEEIVQKVEQEMEISIREAGEQATFDVGVHGIHPELIKLIGRLKYRTSYAQNVYQHSLEVAFLCGIMASELGVAVKQAKRAGLLHDIGKALDHEVEGSHAKIGADIAKKFGESKTVVHAIAAHHDEEKPETLLDILVQAADALSGARPGARREMLETYVKRLDDLEKIAKSFPGVDKCYAIQAGGELRVIVQNERISDEDAVMLSRDIAKRIEKDLTYPGQIKITVIRETRAVEYAR